One genomic window of Terriglobales bacterium includes the following:
- a CDS encoding response regulator encodes MTENGATNTSNRDLRQRYVLVVDDEKRIADTLTAILESKGYESRATYDGATALETCHARIPDLLITDVVMPGMSGIELGIAVKREYSTCRVLLFSGQAATAQMLQDAEARGHRFELLAKPVHPSVLLERVEQLIGAGVGSWPK; translated from the coding sequence ATGACAGAAAATGGCGCAACAAACACTTCGAACCGGGACCTGCGCCAACGGTACGTGCTGGTCGTCGATGACGAAAAACGTATCGCAGACACGTTAACCGCCATTCTTGAGTCCAAAGGCTATGAATCCAGGGCAACCTACGACGGTGCAACTGCTCTCGAGACATGTCACGCACGCATCCCAGACCTCCTCATTACGGACGTTGTCATGCCCGGCATGAGCGGAATCGAGTTGGGAATCGCCGTGAAACGAGAATACTCAACGTGCCGCGTATTACTTTTTTCCGGGCAGGCAGCTACTGCGCAGATGCTGCAAGATGCGGAAGCACGCGGCCATCGATTTGAGTTGCTGGCAAAGCCGGTACACCCAAGTGTGTTGCTGGAAAGGGTCGAGCAACTCATCGGAGCCGGTGTCGGATCGTGGCCTAAGTGA
- a CDS encoding pyridoxal phosphate-dependent aminotransferase: MFAQRSNWKLTPNRLASTLERLRANGTEVLDLTESNPTRCGLQHDADKILSALADRRALEYCPEPKGLPSTREAIASYYRDRSGSRGAVEVNPENIIVTASTSEGYSFLLRLLCNPGDEVLVPAPSYPLFDYLAGLNDVKLAPYSLFYDHGWQIDLHSVEQALSPRSRAVIVVHPNNPTGSYVKPNEAEALNRLCAQRELAIIADEVFLDFPHNDESRFSFAHNQSALTFTLSGLSKISALPQMKVSWFVTSGPSSLVEPALGRLEVIADTFLTMNTPLQLATPAMLEQRHRMRQQLQERIRTNLAKLDRQLARQKMTNRLDIEGGWYAVLRLPATRSDEDLAVELLQKKRVLVHPGHFYDFPAEGYLVVSLITPTEKFDEGIRRTTEFLSA, encoded by the coding sequence GTGTTCGCGCAACGTTCCAACTGGAAATTGACGCCCAACCGACTGGCCTCAACTTTAGAAAGGTTGCGAGCCAACGGGACTGAGGTCCTCGACCTCACTGAATCGAATCCAACGCGCTGCGGGTTGCAACACGACGCCGACAAAATTCTTTCCGCGCTGGCCGATCGGCGTGCTTTGGAATACTGTCCCGAGCCGAAAGGCTTGCCTTCCACGCGCGAGGCAATTGCAAGCTATTATCGCGACCGTAGCGGAAGTCGCGGCGCAGTCGAAGTCAATCCGGAAAACATCATAGTTACCGCCAGCACCAGCGAAGGATATTCGTTTCTCCTTCGGCTGCTATGCAATCCTGGAGATGAAGTGCTGGTCCCTGCGCCTAGCTATCCGTTGTTTGACTATCTGGCCGGCTTGAATGATGTGAAGCTGGCGCCTTACTCGCTCTTTTACGACCACGGCTGGCAAATTGATCTGCACTCGGTCGAACAGGCTCTCTCGCCGCGGAGCCGAGCAGTAATTGTGGTGCATCCTAACAATCCAACTGGTTCGTATGTGAAGCCCAACGAAGCAGAGGCTTTGAATCGCCTGTGCGCACAACGTGAGCTGGCGATCATAGCCGACGAAGTGTTCCTGGATTTCCCACATAACGATGAATCGCGCTTCAGTTTTGCGCACAATCAATCTGCTCTGACCTTTACCCTCAGCGGGCTATCCAAAATCTCGGCCCTTCCGCAAATGAAAGTGTCGTGGTTCGTGACCAGCGGTCCTAGTTCCCTGGTGGAGCCCGCCCTGGGACGCCTGGAAGTGATTGCGGATACATTTCTCACCATGAACACGCCGCTACAACTGGCAACGCCGGCCATGCTTGAACAACGTCATCGCATGCGCCAGCAACTGCAGGAACGTATTCGCACGAATCTGGCGAAACTTGACCGGCAGCTGGCTCGCCAAAAAATGACTAATCGCTTGGACATTGAAGGGGGTTGGTACGCGGTGTTGCGCTTGCCCGCAACTCGGTCTGACGAAGACCTTGCCGTAGAGTTACTACAGAAAAAACGGGTGCTGGTGCATCCCGGACATTTTTACGATTTCCCTGCCGAGGGCTACCTAGTCGTAAGCCTGATTACTCCCACAGAGAAGTTCGACGAGGGCATAAGAAGGACCACTGAATTTCTGTCGGCGTAA
- a CDS encoding MBL fold metallo-hydrolase translates to MIHEIFPVGPLQCNCSVIGDEHTREAMVIDPGDNIDQVVAIARKQGLTVKQIVITHAHIDHVGGAMKLRRLTGAPILLNQNDYALLKLLNVQATWVGMATPERVEVDQSIGEGDKLHVGGLEAGVLHTPGHTEGSVCLYFPAEHKLIAGDTLFAGSIGRTDLPGGSYEKIIRSLHQRVLALPDETIVVPGHGPLTTIGAERESNPFLVRG, encoded by the coding sequence ATGATTCACGAGATCTTTCCCGTGGGCCCGTTGCAGTGCAATTGTTCGGTGATCGGGGACGAGCACACGCGAGAGGCAATGGTGATTGATCCGGGCGACAACATTGACCAGGTGGTCGCCATCGCACGCAAACAGGGGTTGACGGTAAAGCAGATCGTGATCACGCACGCTCACATCGATCATGTAGGTGGGGCGATGAAACTGCGGCGGCTTACCGGCGCTCCCATCCTGCTGAACCAGAACGATTATGCTTTGCTCAAGTTGCTCAATGTACAGGCCACCTGGGTGGGTATGGCTACGCCTGAAAGAGTCGAAGTTGACCAGAGTATCGGCGAGGGAGACAAGTTACATGTGGGAGGACTGGAAGCAGGCGTCCTGCATACCCCGGGACACACCGAAGGCAGTGTCTGTCTTTATTTTCCGGCCGAGCACAAGCTGATCGCTGGCGACACGCTATTCGCCGGCAGCATCGGTCGCACCGATCTTCCCGGCGGATCGTACGAAAAGATCATCCGCTCTTTGCACCAACGCGTTTTGGCATTGCCGGATGAGACCATCGTTGTTCCCGGTCACGGGCCGCTGACTACGATTGGCGCGGAGCGGGAGAGCAATCCGTTTCTGGTGCGTGGGTGA
- the secG gene encoding preprotein translocase subunit SecG, translating to MLITLITLVHIFVCFFIIVVVLLQSGKSGDIAAAFGGMGSQTAFGPRGATTLLGKATTWSAVLFMLTSITLSVAAARHRGSGSVLEGIKPAQTKSQPATPAQAPKPEPQPVTPK from the coding sequence ATGCTTATAACACTCATTACCCTCGTACACATCTTCGTTTGCTTCTTCATTATTGTGGTGGTTCTGCTGCAGAGCGGGAAAAGCGGCGACATCGCTGCCGCATTCGGCGGAATGGGCAGCCAGACTGCTTTTGGTCCGCGCGGCGCTACTACATTGCTCGGAAAGGCAACAACCTGGTCAGCTGTCCTCTTTATGCTGACCTCAATAACGCTCTCAGTTGCCGCAGCGCGTCATCGCGGTTCAGGGTCCGTGCTTGAAGGCATCAAACCAGCGCAGACCAAGAGCCAGCCGGCAACGCCCGCGCAGGCCCCTAAACCCGAGCCGCAGCCGGTCACGCCGAAGTAG
- the tpiA gene encoding triose-phosphate isomerase, giving the protein MPRKKLIAANWKMYKTPDETRVFMKAFLPLVANHTRDEIVVCPPFVCIPAAVEETRGSRVVIGGQNLFWEKEGAYTGEISAGMLLATGCTHVIIGHSERRQYFGETDDTVNRKLTRALEAGLTPIVCVGEVLKEREAGLTEDVLRRQCVGAFRGISGEKAAKLTVAYEPVWAIGTGKTATPQIAAEAHRVIRAETAEALGDQLAKNLRILYGGSVKPENAKSLMAEDEIDGALVGGASLDPQSFAAIVKY; this is encoded by the coding sequence ATGCCCCGCAAAAAACTGATTGCTGCCAACTGGAAGATGTATAAGACGCCGGATGAGACCCGCGTCTTCATGAAAGCATTTCTTCCCCTGGTGGCCAACCACACTCGCGACGAAATAGTGGTCTGTCCACCGTTCGTGTGCATTCCCGCCGCGGTGGAGGAAACACGGGGCTCGCGCGTCGTCATCGGAGGTCAGAACCTTTTCTGGGAGAAAGAGGGAGCCTACACAGGGGAGATTTCGGCGGGCATGTTGCTGGCGACGGGCTGCACCCATGTGATCATCGGACACTCTGAGCGGCGGCAATATTTTGGGGAAACCGACGACACTGTGAATCGCAAGCTGACTCGCGCACTCGAGGCGGGTTTGACTCCGATTGTGTGTGTCGGCGAAGTGCTCAAGGAGCGCGAGGCTGGGCTCACCGAAGATGTCCTGCGCCGGCAATGTGTGGGCGCATTTCGCGGGATCTCGGGTGAAAAAGCTGCCAAGTTGACCGTCGCCTATGAACCAGTGTGGGCGATTGGCACCGGCAAGACCGCAACCCCCCAGATTGCTGCCGAGGCTCATCGGGTGATCCGGGCAGAGACGGCCGAAGCCCTCGGCGACCAGCTGGCCAAGAACTTGCGAATCCTTTATGGCGGCAGCGTGAAGCCGGAGAATGCTAAATCCCTGATGGCAGAAGATGAGATTGACGGCGCCCTGGTTGGCGGCGCCAGCCTCGATCCGCAATCGTTCGCTGCTATCGTGAAGTATTGA
- a CDS encoding phosphoglycerate kinase has protein sequence MLTNHAPSATLRGTSVFHKLSIRDIPLSGHRILMRVDFNVPLGEDGGVLDDTRIRLTLPTIEYALRHGSRLILTSHLGRPKGKPDPRYSLKPVAERLRILLDQQLSRSENVGFATDCVGLQAEEMANKLEKGQTLLLENLRFHPEEEANDAKFAQQLARLGDYYVNDAFGAAHRAHASTVGVTKFVPKAAAGFLMEKEIEYLGKVLHHPERPFITLLGGAKVSDKIGVIRNLIGKVNSLLIGGGMAYTFLKAMGQQVGKSLVEEDKLDMARQTMQEAKAKGVRFLLPVDHVVADKISATARIKKIGENEAIPPDMMALDIGPQSVELFSEEISRARTILWNGPMGVFEVEPFSHGTMKIAHAVAENVGATSIVGGGDTISAVREADVADRITHISTGGGASLEFLEGKKLPGVEALTDAA, from the coding sequence ATGCTGACGAACCATGCACCTTCCGCAACGCTTCGTGGCACGAGCGTCTTCCACAAGCTCTCAATCCGCGATATTCCCTTAAGCGGGCATCGCATCCTGATGCGCGTTGATTTCAACGTTCCACTAGGGGAAGACGGCGGCGTCCTCGATGACACTCGCATTCGCCTGACGTTGCCAACCATCGAATATGCGTTGCGTCATGGTTCGCGGCTGATACTGACGTCTCACCTGGGGCGGCCCAAAGGCAAGCCGGATCCACGCTATAGCCTAAAGCCCGTAGCGGAACGGTTGCGCATCCTGCTCGACCAGCAGCTCAGCCGGAGTGAAAACGTTGGATTTGCCACCGACTGCGTTGGACTGCAGGCGGAGGAGATGGCTAACAAGCTGGAAAAAGGACAGACATTGCTGCTCGAGAATCTGCGCTTCCATCCCGAAGAAGAGGCGAATGATGCAAAGTTCGCGCAGCAATTGGCTCGCTTGGGCGACTACTACGTGAATGACGCATTCGGCGCCGCACATCGCGCTCATGCATCAACGGTCGGGGTAACCAAATTTGTGCCCAAGGCTGCCGCAGGTTTCCTAATGGAGAAAGAGATCGAGTATCTGGGCAAGGTTCTGCACCATCCTGAACGTCCATTTATCACCCTCCTGGGCGGCGCTAAAGTGAGTGACAAGATCGGCGTCATACGCAATTTGATCGGCAAGGTGAACTCGCTGTTAATCGGAGGTGGGATGGCGTACACCTTTTTGAAGGCCATGGGGCAGCAGGTGGGGAAGTCCCTGGTGGAGGAAGACAAGCTGGACATGGCGCGGCAAACCATGCAGGAGGCGAAGGCGAAAGGCGTGCGCTTTCTGTTGCCGGTGGACCATGTAGTTGCGGACAAGATTTCCGCCACCGCAAGAATTAAGAAAATTGGAGAAAACGAAGCAATTCCTCCCGACATGATGGCGCTGGACATTGGTCCTCAGAGTGTCGAATTGTTCTCTGAAGAGATCTCTCGCGCCCGCACTATTCTGTGGAACGGACCCATGGGAGTCTTTGAGGTTGAACCCTTCTCCCACGGCACTATGAAGATCGCGCACGCGGTGGCAGAGAACGTTGGCGCTACGTCTATTGTGGGCGGCGGCGACACCATCTCTGCGGTTCGCGAAGCCGATGTCGCGGACCGAATTACTCACATCTCAACCGGAGGCGGAGCTTCCTTGGAGTTTCTGGAAGGCAAGAAGTTGCCGGGAGTAGAAGCTCTCACCGACGCCGCCTGA
- the gap gene encoding type I glyceraldehyde-3-phosphate dehydrogenase, whose amino-acid sequence MAIKVGINGFGRIGRNILRTALQDSNLEFVAVNDLTDPGTLAHLLKYDSILGNLHQNINAGADCIRIDGRSIRVFAEKDPAKLDWSSVGAQVVIESTGRFTDANDAKKHLRGPVKKVIITAPAKNEDVTVVLGVNQNVYDPAKHHIISNASCTTNCLAPIAKVINDEFKIVSGTMTTIHSYTNDQVILDFPHKDLRRARAAAINMIPTSTGAAKALHLVIPELKGKLDGFAMRVPTPNVSVVDLVAFVEKKTSAEDVNGAMKRASGTAPLKGYLGFEEGELVSTDFRGDSRSSIVDAPMTRVVAGNCVKVISWYDNEWGYSCRVRDLVNFIGAKGL is encoded by the coding sequence ATGGCAATCAAAGTAGGCATAAATGGGTTTGGGCGTATCGGCCGCAACATCCTGCGGACAGCCCTCCAGGATTCGAATCTGGAATTTGTAGCGGTCAACGATCTTACCGATCCGGGCACGCTGGCGCACTTACTTAAGTACGATTCCATCCTCGGCAACCTGCACCAGAACATCAATGCCGGCGCCGACTGCATCCGAATCGACGGCCGTAGTATTCGCGTTTTTGCTGAAAAGGATCCTGCTAAGTTGGATTGGTCATCCGTAGGTGCCCAGGTTGTGATCGAGTCCACTGGCCGATTTACCGACGCCAACGATGCTAAGAAACACCTGCGCGGGCCGGTGAAGAAGGTCATTATTACTGCTCCGGCCAAGAATGAAGATGTCACTGTTGTGCTTGGCGTTAACCAGAATGTCTACGACCCCGCCAAGCACCACATTATTTCGAATGCATCTTGTACCACCAACTGCCTCGCGCCGATCGCGAAAGTAATCAACGATGAGTTCAAGATCGTGAGCGGGACCATGACGACCATCCACTCCTATACTAATGACCAGGTAATTCTGGATTTCCCCCACAAGGATTTACGTCGAGCCCGGGCCGCCGCAATCAACATGATTCCCACCAGCACCGGCGCCGCCAAGGCACTGCACTTGGTAATTCCTGAGCTGAAGGGCAAGCTCGACGGCTTCGCGATGCGCGTGCCCACGCCCAACGTTTCCGTAGTTGATCTGGTGGCATTCGTAGAAAAGAAGACCAGCGCCGAGGATGTTAACGGAGCCATGAAGAGGGCTTCAGGGACTGCGCCTCTGAAGGGCTATTTGGGATTCGAAGAAGGCGAACTGGTTTCCACGGATTTCCGCGGCGATTCGCGTTCGTCCATTGTGGACGCGCCCATGACCCGCGTGGTGGCGGGGAACTGCGTGAAAGTGATCTCCTGGTATGACAACGAATGGGGATATTCCTGCCGGGTGCGGGATTTAGTCAACTTCATCGGCGCTAAAGGACTCTGA
- a CDS encoding AAA family ATPase, whose translation MRDRLRRGKKKPESGTPEPAQSPSPELPPLQPYLMDRDSLVETEKPTANRPRIIEEQPTPAEKLPAEARAATSSGEAPKRKRRRGRRGRGKSQGRASGTQQRGAQPLQPAYPEGSGPGDLSGASAESSEARPSHSAAHPAHRPQRHQPQRQPRAPQPAPGQQLRPSKGVVVLAIGLPGSGKSTWFKRKNVVPLSSDMLRAMLFDDVTQQRFQDLVFSTLRSLLRARMIAGMPTNYVDATNLSPHERRSWIKMAHDFGYEVQAVFFDVPVEVCMERNRRRERVVPEDVMQRMAAKLRPPEFEEGFSKVTVVRVKEKA comes from the coding sequence ATGCGCGACCGCCTGCGTCGCGGCAAGAAAAAGCCCGAATCTGGCACCCCAGAGCCTGCACAAAGTCCCTCTCCAGAATTGCCACCGTTGCAACCTTACCTTATGGACCGGGACTCCCTTGTAGAAACCGAGAAGCCTACAGCAAACCGACCTAGGATCATCGAGGAGCAGCCGACGCCGGCGGAGAAGCTGCCCGCCGAGGCGCGCGCTGCCACTTCCTCCGGTGAAGCGCCCAAGCGTAAACGGCGTCGTGGCCGCCGCGGGCGTGGTAAATCGCAAGGGAGAGCATCGGGCACACAGCAGCGTGGCGCACAGCCTCTGCAGCCGGCTTATCCCGAAGGCAGCGGTCCAGGAGACTTGAGCGGTGCAAGTGCAGAGTCGTCAGAAGCTCGGCCTTCGCACTCGGCCGCGCATCCTGCGCACCGGCCGCAACGCCACCAGCCCCAGCGCCAACCGCGTGCGCCACAACCGGCGCCAGGTCAACAGCTCAGGCCGTCGAAGGGAGTGGTAGTGCTGGCCATTGGCCTGCCGGGTTCAGGGAAAAGTACATGGTTTAAGCGCAAGAATGTGGTTCCGCTCTCCAGCGACATGCTGCGGGCCATGCTCTTTGATGACGTAACCCAGCAGCGCTTCCAGGACCTGGTTTTTTCCACCCTGCGTTCGCTGTTGCGCGCCCGGATGATCGCGGGCATGCCCACGAATTACGTTGATGCTACGAACCTGTCACCCCACGAACGGCGCAGCTGGATCAAGATGGCACACGACTTCGGTTACGAGGTGCAGGCGGTGTTCTTCGACGTCCCGGTGGAGGTCTGCATGGAACGCAATCGCCGCCGCGAACGGGTGGTGCCGGAAGATGTGATGCAGCGCATGGCCGCGAAACTGCGGCCGCCTGAATTTGAGGAGGGCTTTTCGAAGGTGACTGTGGTGCGGGTCAAAGAGAAAGCCTAG
- a CDS encoding hydrolase, with the protein MGTVVGSITSISEVARRPLEAEKCALLVVDVQEKLLPPIYEKDRLVRNTQLLIRLARLLKLPVLATTQYAKGLGNIVPEISELLTDVAVTDKQQFSCFGSAEFCNTLQRLPGRRNTILLCGMEAHICVMQTALGALNNGYLVHVASDAVSSRSEWNWKIGLERMRDAGAVISSTEMMMYELLRSSGVPAFKELLPYLK; encoded by the coding sequence ATGGGCACAGTCGTCGGGAGCATCACCTCTATTAGCGAAGTAGCTCGCCGGCCGCTCGAAGCAGAAAAGTGCGCTTTGCTAGTTGTGGATGTTCAGGAGAAGCTCCTGCCGCCCATCTACGAAAAAGACCGGCTGGTGCGGAATACGCAACTGCTGATCCGCCTGGCCAGGCTGTTGAAGCTGCCAGTGCTCGCTACTACGCAATATGCCAAGGGCCTGGGCAATATTGTTCCGGAAATCAGCGAGTTGTTAACCGACGTAGCAGTCACTGATAAGCAGCAATTCTCCTGTTTCGGCAGCGCGGAATTCTGCAACACGCTCCAGCGGCTGCCTGGCCGCCGAAATACGATACTGCTTTGCGGTATGGAGGCACACATCTGCGTAATGCAGACTGCGCTGGGCGCGCTCAACAACGGCTATTTAGTGCATGTCGCTTCTGACGCTGTGAGTTCGCGCTCAGAGTGGAATTGGAAAATCGGGCTGGAGCGAATGCGCGATGCCGGGGCAGTGATTTCTTCCACTGAAATGATGATGTATGAGTTGCTGCGCTCGTCAGGCGTTCCGGCGTTTAAAGAATTGCTGCCGTATTTGAAATAG